A portion of the Fulvia fulva chromosome 1, complete sequence genome contains these proteins:
- a CDS encoding Plasma membrane proteolipid 3 — protein sequence MPFTGSDIIKIILAILLPPLGVFLERGCGADLLINILLTILGYIPGIIHALYIILKY from the exons ATGCCTTTCACCGGAAG CGACATCATTAAGATCATCCTGGCCATCCTCCTCCCGCCTCTCGGAGTGTTCCTCGAGCGTGGCTGCGGTGCAGACCTTCTGATCAAC ATCCTTCTCACCATCTTGGGTTACATTCCCGGCATCATCCACGCCCTGTACATCATCCTCAAGTACTAG
- a CDS encoding Glutathione peroxidase-like peroxiredoxin gpx1, which yields MQVPRFVFCQTGATHTTRLGSAYPVSRRHFTNMASATTFYDFKPNNKGGKPYDLSNLKGKVVLVVNTASKCGFTPQFEGLEKLYKEVKATHPNDFEILGFPCNQFGNQDPGNDDEIQNFCQVNYGVSFPVLGKTDVNGADANPLWEWMKKEKPGIMGLQRVKWNFEKFLIGRDGKVKQRWASTTAPDKLKSTIEAELKASPGASKTAAEKPTATS from the exons ATGCAGGTACCTCGTTTTGTCTTCTGTCAAACCGGCGCCACCCATACAACACGCCTGGGATCAGCGTATCCCGTCTCTCGACGACATTTCACCAACATGGCTTCGGCAACCACCTTCTACGATTTCAAGCCGAACAACAAGGGCGGCAAGCCATACGATCTGTCGAACTTGAAGGGCAAGGTCGTATTGGTTGTCAACACCGCGTCCAAGTGTGGCTTCACCCCACAGTTTGAGGGCTTGGAAAAGCTGTACAAAG AGGTCAAGGCCACCCACCCCAACGACTTCGAGATCCTCGGCTTCCCTTGCAATCAGTTCGGCAACCAAGACCCAGGCAACGACGATGAGATTCAGAACTTCTGCCAGGTCAACTATGGCGTGTCTTTCCCCGTCCTCGGCAAAACCGACGTCAACGGTGCCGATGCCAACCCACTCTGGGAGTGGATGAAGAAGGAAAAGCCAGGCATCATGGGCCTACAACGGGTGAAGTGGAACTTTGAGAAGTTCTTGATCGGCCGCGACGGCAAGGTCAAGCAACGCTGGGCAAGCACAACGGCTCCTGATAAGCTGAAAAGCACCATTGAAGCCGAGTTGAAGGCGTCGCCAGGCGCGTCGAAAACAGCCGCCGAAAAGCCTACCGCGACTTCCTA A
- a CDS encoding Geranylgeranyl pyrophosphate synthase 1: MSTTSLNSESSAAAQTASRAAYLHAHAHAHAHVHKPEPKVRYSLYPPTFAEANHSSLGGAQPQHGQADARHTKSQRDMSAPAQATALPSSSSTTTVVATAQPPPPYVNPASIPVRTSSHRAVSNGSIDYRSDRTTTSPKSSSGPKKHRSLGSVPENRKLPELDEREWMAQSRGHRLTANPSMASYTYTHNHTQHNGADKLSPPTIINSDLINGTTSWGTEKENILKGPFDYLESHPGKDIRSQMIAAFNSWLQVPPPSLEVITRVISMLHTASLLIDDVEDNSQLRRGIPVAHSIFGTAQTINSANYVYFCALQELLTLNNPEVIKIYTDELLNLHRGQGMDLFWRDTLTCPTEDDYLEMVGNKTGGLFRLAIKLMCAESPSHNLNHHSPDDASLTDYIPLVNTIGLLFQILDDYRNLSDTTYTHNKGLCEDLTEGKFSFPIIHAIRADPSNLVLINILKQKTTDDEVKRYAVSYMERAGSFSYTRRILRGLTKKALGLVDEVDGEQGKGEMLKGMLERLRWISTQGSVRVRDNSRPRGM; encoded by the coding sequence ATGTCGACGACGAGCTTGAATAGCGAAAGCTCAGCAGCTGCTCAGACAGCGAGCAGAGCCGCCTACCTGCATGCTCATGCTCATGCTCATGCTCATGTTCACAAACCCGAGCCGAAGGTCCGCTATTCATTGTATCCTCCAACCTTCGCTGAGGCCAATCATAGCTCCCTCGGTGGCGCTCAGCCCCAGCACGGCCAGGCAGATGCGCGCCATACCAAGTCGCAGCGAGACATGTCCGCGCCAGCGCAGGCGACCGCTCTcccctcctcctcctccacCACCACAGTCGTCGCCACCGCCCAGCCGCCTCCACCCTACGTCAACCCTGCCTCCATACCGGTTAGAACGAGCTCGCACCGGGCCGTCAGCAACGGCAGCATCGACTACCGAAGCGACAGGACAACCACCAGTCCCAAGAGCAGCAGTGGGCCGAAGAAACATAGAAGCCTGGGCTCCGTGCCAGAGAACAGGAAGCTGCCCGAGTTGGACGAGCGCGAGTGGATGGCACAGTCGAGAGGGCATCGACTGACGGCCAATCCGAGCATGGCCAGCTACACCTACACCCACAACCACACCCAGCACAACGGCGCCGACAAGCTGTCCCCGCCCACCATCATCAACTCCGACCTGATCAATGGCACCACCAGCTGGGGCACCGAGAAGGAGAACATCCTCAAAGGCCCCTTTGACTACCTCGAATCCCACCCAGGCAAGGACATCCGCTCCCAGATGATTGCCGCCTTCAACTCCTGGCTACAAGTCCCTCCCCCCTCCCTCGAAGTCATTACCCGCGTAATCTCCATGCTCCACACTGCATCCCTCCTCATTGACGATGTAGAAGACAACTCCCAGCTCCGCCGCGGCATCCCCGTAGCCCACAGCATCTTCGGCACCGCCCAAACGATCAACAGCGCCAACTACGTCTACTTCTGCGCCTTGCAGGAACTCCTCACCCTCAACAACCCCGAAGTCATCAAAATCTACACCGACGAACTCCTCAATCTCCACCGCGGGCAAGGCATGGATCTCTTCTGGCGCGACACCCTGACCTGCCCCACCGAAGACGACTACCTCGAAATGGTCGGGAACAAGACCGGTGGCCTCTTCCGCCTGGCGATCAAACTGATGTGCGCCGAATCACCCTCCCATAACCTCAACCACCACTCCCCGGACGACGCCTCTCTGACGGACTACATTCCTCTCGTCAACACCATCGGCCTCCTCTTCCAGATCCTAGACGACTACCGAAATCTCTCCGACACGACGTACACCCACAACAAAGGTCTCTGCGAAGACTTGACGGAGGGCAAGTTCTCCTTTCCGATAATACATGCGATCCGGGCGGATCCCTCGAATCTTGTGCTCATCAACATCTTGAAGCAGAAGACGACGGATGACGAGGTGAAGAGGTATGCTGTGAGCTACATGGAGAGGGCGGGCAGCTTTTCATACACTAGGAGAATCCTGCGAGGTCTCACCAAGAAAGCCTTGGGACTTGTGGACGAGGTTGACGGAGAGCAAGGCAAGGGGGAGATGTTGAAGGGCATGTTGGAGAGGTTGAGGTGGATAAGCACCCAAGGATCAGTCAGAGTGCGTGACAACTCAAGGCCACGAGGGATGTGA
- a CDS encoding Spermidine synthase, producing MFRFLTRAPRSKPYNCCLLRKAQHLSPHHQVQHSYHQFLTMTEITHPTIKDGWFREISDMWPGQAMTLKVNQVVHHEKSKYQDVLIFESSDYGMVLVLDNVIQCTERDEFSYQEMITHLGMFSHPNPKKVLVIGGGDGGVLREVVKHESVEEAILCDIDEAVIRLSKKYLPGMSVGFNHPNVKVHVGDGFKFLEDYKDTFDVIITDSSDPEGPAEALFQKPYFELLHGALREGGIITTQGSENPWLHLNMIENLKKSVKTIFPVAEYGWTTIPTYPSGQIGFMVCSKDGKSNVKKPLRTVSEAEEDKLFKYYSSKVHEAAFVLPKFAEKALR from the exons ATGTTCCGTTTCCTCACTCGAGCACCTCGTTCCAAACCTTACAACTGTTGCTTGCTTCGAAAAGCACAACATCTTTCACCACACCACCAAGTACAACACTCGTACCACCAGTTCCTCACCATGACTGAGATTACCCACCCCACCATCAAGGATGGATGGTTCCGCGAGATCAGCGACATGTGGCCAGGCCAGGCCATGACCCTCAAGGTCAACCAGGTCGTCCACCACGAGAAGAGCAAGTATCAAGATGTGCTCATCTTCGAGAGCTCCGACTACGGCATGGTCCTCGTCCTCGACAACGTCATTCAGTGCACCGAGCGCGATGAGTTCTCCTACCAAGAGATGATCACCCACCTGGGCATGTTCTCTCACCCAAACCCAAAGAAGGTGCTCGTCATTGGCGGAGGTGACGGCGGTGTCCTCAGAGAGGTGGTCAAACACGAGAGCGTTGAAGAGGCAATCCTGTGTGACATTGACGAGGCAGTCATTCGTCTTAGCAAGAAGTACCTTCCAGGCATGAGCGTTGGCTTCAACCACCCTAACGTGAAGGTCCATGTTGGTGATGGCTTCAAGTTTCTGGAGGACTACAAGGACACCTTTGATGTGATCATCACCGACAGCTCCGACCCAGAGGGCCCAGCGGAGGCTCTCTTCCAGAAGCCGTACTTCGAGCTTCTCCACGGTGCTCTGCGTGAAGGCGGCATCATCACCACCCAAGGTT CCGAGAACCCATGGTTGCACTTGAATATGATTGAGAACCTCAAGAAGTCCGTCAAGACCATCTTCCCAGTCGCCGAGTACGGCTGGACCACCATCCCAACCTATCCAAGCGGCCAGATCGGCTTCATGGTCTGCTCCAAGGACGGCAAATCCAACGTCAAGAAGCCACTTCGCACCGTCAGCGAGGCTGAGGAGGACAAACTCTTCAAGTACTACAGCAGCAAGGTGCACGAGGCCGCTTTCGTTCTGCCAAAGTTCGCGGAGAAGGCTCTTCGTTAG
- a CDS encoding 25S rRNA (uridine(2843)-N(3))-methyltransferase: MARGNSQAPAAKSKPKAKAHKSEKNKQSACSASRQESDIPQELQQQCLNVFQNALKPSEQDATILQEVKGHLYNRDFAIAFGKEEYLRVYASRWSPSRALAYVQILVDVQNQLLKIGSKTEGGAKEHALNTVCIGGGAGAEVMALAGWIMVDTTVLNHFHHIDAIFLDVAAWDSIVQDLHQAIVVPPELSKYASAAAKEANAAMLQPEVYKANFGQIDALSMSSEQTREVFANAELVTLLFTLNELYSNSVPKTQQLLSKLTSTLRAGAHLLVVDSPGSYSTVSINGAEKKYPMQWLLDYTLIGSGKQDVIHEHKWEKLVSDDSRWFRMPEGLKYPIELENMRYQIHLYRRLPEAENKA, from the coding sequence ATGGCTCGCGGGAACAGCCAAGCTCCAGCTGCGAAGTCGAAGCCAAAGGCCAAAGCACACAAGAGTGAGAAAAATAAACAAAGTGCTTGTTCAGCCAGCCGACAGGAATCGGATATCCCACAGGAACTGCAGCAACAATGCTTGAACGTCTTCCAGAATGCTCTTAAGCCTAGCGAACAAGATGCAACGATCTTGCAGGAAGTCAAGGGTCATCTCTACAACCGAGACTTCGCCATTGCTTTTGGCAAAGAGGAATACCTTCGAGTCTACGCTTCACGATGGAGTCCGAGCAGGGCGTTAGCTTACGTTCAGATCCTGGTAGACGTTCAGAACCAGCTTCTAAAGATCGGAAGCAAGACAGAAGGTGGAGCAAAGGAACATGCACTCAACACTGTCTGCATAGGTGGTGGAGCTGGCGCGGAGGTCATGGCTCTGGCTGGCTGGATCATGGTCGACACTACCGTCTTGAACCATTTCCATCATATTGATGCAATCTTCTTGGACGTTGCTGCCTGGGACAGCATCGTACAGGACCTGCATCAGGCCATTGTCGTTCCCCCAGAACTGTCCAAATATGCTTCAGCCGCTGCCAAGGAGGCCAATGCTGCCATGCTGCAGCCGGAGGTCTACAAGGCCAATTTCGGCCAAATCGATGCGCTGAGCATGAGCTCGGAGCAGACCCGTGAAGTCTTTGCGAATGCGGAACTGGTCACCCTGCTGTTCACTCTTAACGAGCTCTACTCGAACTCTGTTCCAAAGACACAGCAATTGCTGTCCAAGCTGACCTCGACGCTACGTGCTGGGGCACACTTGCTTGTTGTTGACAGTCCTGGAAGCTACTCCACGGTCTCGATCAACGGAGCCGAGAAGAAGTACCCTATGCAGTGGCTATTGGACTACACTTTGATTGGATCAGGCAAGCAAGATGTTATCCACGAGCACAAATGGGAGAAGCTCGTGTCTGACGATTCGAGGTGGTTTCGTATGCCCGAGGGCCTGAAGTACCCCATCGAGCTGGAGAATATGCGATATCAGATACACCTCTACAGGAGACTACCGGAAGCTGAGAACAAGGCTTGA
- a CDS encoding Major facilitator superfamily multidrug transporter NAG3, producing the protein MAGMDSSMYPAGTLTEPPAHDFAGTRRSSRTSSTLGEKESHEIEKAQKMRSRHGSRTADPIDVVNLPYRTLTADAPMGEYLTEAPTGLQQVITNKTGKGERWELVTFTPGDPENPKNWSKLYKWWCTMVVAITCFAVAFNSAKKSLLLTITLFVIGFGVGPMAFAPLSEIMGRKIIYASTLLVAVVFIVPCAVAENIGTLLVCRFIDGVAFSAPMTLVGGTLADLWKNEERGVPMAVFSAAPFIGPAIGPLIGGFTFDALGWRWLYWLQLILSGFCYFLITFPVPEMYAPTILAKRAKKMRKEMNDDKYVTEQDLNLRPFSERLRIFLVRPFQLLFMEPIVLFISVYMSVLYGLLYMFFVAYPIIYQKGKGYSASTTGLMFIPLAIGVIMSAAASPMINKHYLKLVAKHNGKPPAEARLIPMMWSCWFISIGLFIFAWSSYPSLSWAGPALGGWPVGFGFIFLYNSANNYLVDSYQHQAASALAAKTFLRSFYGAGVVVFTNQMYSGLGDQWASTLLAFIGLACCAIPFVFYFYGAKIRQKSHYAYAGDEEDARKGVQ; encoded by the exons ATGGCAGGCATGGATTCGAGCATGTATCCTGCCGGAACTCTCACTGAGCCTCCAGCACACGACTTTGCCGGAACAAGAAGATCTAGCAGGACCTCCTCGACTCTGGGCGAGAAGGAGAGCCACGAAATCGAGAAAGCTCAAAAGATGAGAAGTCGGCATGGCAGCAGAACGGCCGATCCAATTGATGTCGTCAACCTCCCATATCGCACCCTGACCGCGGATGCTCCAATGGGAGAATATTTGACCGAGGCACCTACCGGACTTCAACAAGTCATCACGAATAAGACCGGCAAGGGCGAGAGATGGGAGCTCGTCACTTTCACACCGGGCGATCCTGAAAACCCTAAGAACTGGTCAAAGCTGTACAAGTGGTGGTGTACTATGGTTGTGGCCATTACCTGCTTCGCCGTGGCATTCAACAGTG CGAAGAAGTCTCTTTTACTGACCATCACGCTCTTCGTTATCGGCTTCGGGGTTGGTCCCATGGCATTTGCACCTCTCAGCGAGATCATGGGAAGGAAGATTATCTATGCTAGCACATTGCTGGTAGCTGTGGTCT TCATCGTTCCTTGCGCTGTCGCAGAGAACATCGGCACGCTGCTAGTATGCCGTTTCATTGACGGTGTTGCGTTCTCGGCACCTATGACACTTGTTGGCGGTACACTCGCAGACCTGTGGAAAAATGAGGAGCGAGGAGTTCCAATGGCCGTCTTCTCTGCAGCGCCTTTCATTGGCCCTGCTATCGGCCCTCTGATCGGTGGCTTTACCTTTGATGCCTTAGGTTGGAGATGGCTATACTGGCTCCAGCTCATCCTGTCTGGATTCTGCTATTTCCTGATTACGTTTCCTGTCCCAGAGATGTACGCACCAACGATCCTGGCCAAGCGCGCGAAGAAGATGCGAAAGGAGATGAACGACGACAAATACGTCACAGAGCAAGATCTTAACCTGCGACCTTTCAGCGAGCGCCTCAGGATCTTCCTCGTTCGTCCCTTTCAGCTGTTATTCATGGAACCCATCGTCCTCTTCATCTCCGTGTACATGTCAGTCCTCTACGGCCTCCTCTACATGTTCTTCGTCGCATATCCCATCATCTACCAGAAAGGCAAAGGCTATAGCGCATCCACCACCGGCTTGATGTTCATTCCACTCGCGATTGGCGTCATTATGAGCGCGGCTGCCTCTCCCATGATCAACAAACACTACCTCAAACTCGTTGCGAAGCACAACGGAAAGCCTCCTGCCGAGGCGAGGTTGATACCCATGATGTGGTCCTGCTGGTTCATCTCCATCGGCCTCTTCATCTTCGCCTGGTCCTCCTATCCATCCCTCTCCTGGGCCGGGCCCGCACTCGGTGGCTGGCCAGTCGGCTTCGGTTTCATCTTCCTGTACAACTCCGCGAACAACTACCTCGTCGACAGCTACCAGCACCAAGCCGCCAGTGCTCTCGCGGCGAAGACGTTCCTGCGATCATTCTACGGAGCGGGTGTTGTCGTTTTCACTAACCAGATGTATAGCGGTCTTGGGGACCAGTGGGCCAGTACACTGCTAGCTTTCATTGGCCTGGCTTGTTGTGCCATTCCTTTTGTCTTCTATTTCTACGGGGCGAAAATTAGACAGAAGTCGCATTACGCTTATGCTGGTGACGAGGAGGATGCGAGGAAGGGGGTACAGTGA
- a CDS encoding Pre-mRNA-processing ATP-dependent RNA helicase prp5 yields the protein MARSPPRRRHDDRPRDHRDQRESYSRRSRSRDRYRDDNYRDDRRGARRERDDDRYVSRDHGNDRRSHHRRDSPPHARRDERRERSPVRDGRSSRSDRVRSRDRDDIGNCDSKRPRRDSNDRSSEKSSRPTTANGPPKSEAKPAVTTAEAQAAAKAQQEKLARVEAWKQRKLRTEATKTGPVDASPTVSRPVSAAGSPAPNKNESKPASPPRAKFDPSAIKKRADAAMAKAKSEKSTLGNAAAIPTTSAGMANGTGVITTPASTTNGGPAVPLGDAKISSFGLNKSAGDAKANTARATATLDDDEDVQRKFRKLPDLPQSSVSSDAALANDQEEQAELQDDLRSDEEEAEAAREAAQRRAEAQTEKDVDMVDDGGADDAVEAPAPALAENNPNKMDVDEEVDPLDAFMSDLGQSMEKAPAPKLIGRWANRGTQLFDEDDGPDLDAVGDNPEDLLSNPKRKKKEVPNVDHSKVEYEPIRKNFYNESIEMAEMSQEDVDKLRADLDNIQVRGLDVPKPVTKWSQCGFGAAILDVIREQKFESPTSIQCQALPAIMSGRDSIGIAKTGSGKTLAFVLPMFRHIKDQRPVANLEGPIGIIMAPTRELAVQIHRECKPYLKALNLRGVCAYGGAPIKDQIAELKRGAEVVVCTPGRMIDLLAANAGRVTNLSRVTYVVMDEADRMFDMGFEPQITKILGNIRPDRQTVTFSATFPKKMESLARKALNKPVEIVVGGRSVVASEITQLIEVTPEDTKFRRVLQLLGDLHEKDEDARSLIFVERQETADDMLKELGKKGYPCVSVHGGREQIDRDQAILDFKAGIVPIMVATSVAARGLDVKQLKLVINYDSPNHGEDYVHRAGRTGRAGQTGTAVTLVTPEQERFAPFLVRALQDSKQETPQALQDMAASHKKKVQSGEATNAGSGFGGKGIERLDAARAADRARERKQFKTEDEPEEEEETTKDKKESAVDALVAKAAGTVKAHDAITDVPAQPTQQSMDQKLQEHLDNAKQVTKVEVPAPSAAPQDTMSKAAAAAAAINARLGTRGTARPGAPIDNRGPDAGAFHATLEINDFPQKARWAVTNRTNVAKILEATGTSITSKGNYYAPGTAPGPEEPAKLYILVEGDTEIAVSSAMKELSRHLTEGTLAAQDVEARGGTGGRYKVI from the exons ATGGCCCGCTcaccacctcgtaggagACATGATGACCGGCCGCGAGATCACCGCGATCAGCGAGAGAGCTATTCGCGTCGCTCTCGCAGCAGAGAT CGCTATCGCGACGACAACTACCGAGACGACCGGCGCGGAGCACGACGAGAGCGAGACGACGACCGCTACGTGAGCCGCGACCATGGGAATGATCGGCGTAGCCACCATCGCAGGGATTCGCCTCCACACGCCAGACGTGACGAGAGACGCGAGAGATCACCGGTGAGAGATGGACGATCTAGCCGTAGCGATCGTGTCCGATCCCGTGACCGCGACGATATTGGTAACTGTGACAGTAAGCGACCTCGACGTGATTCGAACGACCGTAGCAGCGAAAAG TCTTCCCGCCCAACGACAGCGAACGGTCCGCCAAAATCCGAGGCCAAACCCGCAGTCACTACCGCTGAGGCTCAAGCGGCTGCAAAGGCTCAGCAAGAGAAATTGGCCAGAGTTGAAGCTTGGAAGCAACGCAAGCTGCGGACTGAAGCCACTAAGACCGGGCCTGTCGATGCCTCACCTACAGTCTCTCGACCGGTCTCTGCTGCTGGATCGCCAGCCCCAAACAAGAATGAGTCCAAGCCTGCATCGCCACCACGCGCGAAGTTCGACCCCTCTGCCATCAAGAAGCGTGCAGATGCGGCAATGGCCAAAGCAAAGTCAGAGAAGTCCACTCTAGGTAATGCCGCTGCAATTCCTACCACCAGCGCTGGCATGGCTAACGGTACTGGTGTCATCACCACACCTGCGAGCACTACCAATGGCGGACCTGCAGTTCCATTGGGTGACGCCAAGATCAGTTCATTCGGCCTCAACAAATCTGCTGGAGATGCCAAGGCAAACACTGCTCGGGCTACAGCGACACTGGACGACGATGAGGATGTACAGCGCAAGTTTAGAAAGCTTCCTGATCTACCTCAAAGCTCTGTTTCCAGTGATGCCGCGCTTGCTAACGACCAAGAGGAACAAGCTGAGTTACAGGACGATCTTCGCAGTGACGAGGAAGAGGCAGAAGCCGCACGCGAAGCCGCTCAGCGACGCGCTGAAGCACAGACTGAGAAAGATGTCGACATGGTGGACGATGGTGGAGCAGACGATGCGGTTGAAGCGCCGGCACCCGCTCTTGCGGAAAATAACCCAAACAAGATGGATGTCGACGAGGAGGTCGATCCTCTCGATGCATTCATGAGCGATCTTGGGCAATCAATGGAGAAGGCACCAGCACCAAAGTTGATAGGCAGGTGGGCTAATCGTGGGACCCAGCTGTTTGACGAAGACGACGGCCCAGATCTGGATGCAGTCGGCGACAACCCTGAAGATCTTCTCTCGAACCCCAAGCGCAAGAAGAAGGAAGTGCCAAACGTAGATCATTCGAAGGTCGAGTACGAGCCCATCCGCAAGAACTTTTACAACGAGTCCATCGAGATGGCCGAGATGAGTCAAGAGGACGTGGACAAGCTCCGCGCAGATCTCGACAATATTCAGGTCCGTGGTCTCGATGTCCCGAAGCCCGTGACAAAGTGGTCACAGTGCGGCTTTGGTGCCGCGATTTTGGATGTTATCCGCGAGCAAAAGTTCGAAAGCCCAACATCGATCCAATGCCAGGCGCTGCCAGCAATCATGTCCGGTCGAGACAGCATCGGAATTGCCAAGACAGGTTCTGGTAAGACATTGGCTTTCGTACTCCCCATGTTCCGCCACATCAAGGACCAGCGACCAGTCGCCAACCTCGAAGGTCCAATCGGTATCATCATGGCTCCGACTCGTGAACTCGCGGTGCAGATTCATCGTGAGTGCAAGCCATACCTTAAAGCGTTGAATCTTCGAGGCGTCTGTGCCTATGGTGGAGCTCCCATTAAGGACCAGATCGCTGAGTTGAAACGCGGTGCTGAGGTGGTGGTCTGCACACCGGGTCGGATGATCGATCTCCTTGCTGCCAATGCCGGACGAGTCACCAACCTCAGCCGCGTGACATATGTGGTCATGGACGAGGCAGATCGCATGTTCGACATGGGCTTTGAACCGCAAATCACCAAGATCCTCGGCAACATTCGTCCAGATCGTCAGACTGTGACGTTCTCTGCGACCTTTCCGAAGAAGATGGAGTCGCTAGCTCGCAAAGCTCTGAACAAACCAGTCGAGATCGTTGTTGGTGGTCGCAGCGTTGTCGCTTCTGAGATTACACAACTTATTGAGGTTACACCCGAGGACACAAAGTTCCGTCGTGTGCTGCAACTACTTGGCGACCTTCACGAGAAGGATGAAGACGCTCGATCGCTAATCTTTGTGGAGCGTCAGGAAACAGCCGATGACATGCTCAAGGAACTCGGAAAGAAGGGGTATCCCTGTGTCTCTGTCCACGGAGGACGAGAGCAGATCGATCGAGATCAAGCCATCCTCGACTTCAAGGCGGGTATCGTTCCGATCATGGTTGCTACATCAGTGGCCGCCAGAGGGTTAGATGTCAAGCAGCTTAAGCTCGTCATCAACTACGACTCGCCAAACCACGGAGAAGATTACGTTCATCGAGCAGGTCGTACGGGTCGTGCTGGTCAGACTGGCACAGCTGTCACTCTCGTCACACCCGAACAAGAACGCTTTGCGCCATTCCTGGTGCGCGCACTACAGGACAGCAAGCAGGAAACACCCCAAGCGTTGCAAGACATGGCAGCCAGTCACAAAAAGAAAGTCCAGTCTGGCGAGGCAACAAACGCTGGCTCGGGCTTCGGTGGAAAGGGCATTGAGCGTCTGGACGCTGCACGTGCTGCTGATCGCGCTCGAGAGAGGAAGCAATTTAAGACTGAAGACGAGccagaagaggaggaagagACCACGAAAGACAAGAAGGAAAGTGCAGTCGATGCCCTCGTGGCGAAGGCTGCCGGCACCGTGAAGGCTCACGATGCTATCACCGATGTACCGGCTCAGCCCACTCAGCAGTCCATGGACCAGAAGCTGCAAGAGCACTTGGACAACGCCAAGCAGGTCACCAAGGTAGAGGTACCAGCACCTTCTGCCGCTCCTCAGGACACTATGAGCAAAGCTGCCGCAGCAGCCGCGGCCATCAACGCTCGTCTCGGCACAAGGGGTACTGCTCGTCCGGGCGCTCCCATCGACAACCGTGGTCCAGACGCTGGTGCTTTCCACGCCACTCTCGAGATCAACGACTTCCCACAGAAGGCTCGATGGGCTGTCACCAACCGTACCAACGTAGCGAAGATTTTGGAAGCGACTGGCACGTCCATCACTTCCAAGGGCAATTACTACGCGCCTGGCACTGCCCCTGGACCAGAAGAACCTGCGAAGCTGTACATTTTGGTAGAAGGAGACACGGAGATCGCTGTGTCTAGTGCCATGAAGGAGCTCTCGCGTCATCTGACAGAAGGTACCCTCGCCGCTCAGGATGTGGAGGCTCGTGGTGGTACTGGCGGTCGCTACAAGGTCATCTGA